In Oncorhynchus masou masou isolate Uvic2021 chromosome 28, UVic_Omas_1.1, whole genome shotgun sequence, the DNA window AGATTGCAGGGGCACTAGATATCATGCGCTTGCTTGTCAATCTTCGATTTCAAGTGTTCCTTGTATGCCAGGATGTCCCTATTCCATTTggtgatggtttgcttctcacaTACCCAGATCTCCTCAGCCACCTGAAAAAACAAATTGTTGTCACAACTCAATGAACAAACCTCAATTGAAAAcatgttccctttctctccatttTGTATCTCGGAAACCCAAGACCTTGATTAGGTTCTGGGGGAAGATTTATGAGAAAAGTTACTGGCGAAGTCTCCACACCCCCCTAAAAGGAAACTCTCAGCCAAAGCATGGGCAAAAAAAATCCCCTCCCTTTCTGAAATTCAAAAGAAGTACACACCTGCGAAATCTTGATTTGTACAAATGATCACGTCGTCGCATCACAGTCTGTCAGACGCTACCATCCTATGTTACGTGTCTGTCCATGAAAGATTATCCATATTGTAACTACCCCGCAGGGTCTAAGACTTAAGTATGGACGTGGGACCCGTCAGGGAGCATATAATGGTGGTACCTGCTGGATGAGTCTGAAGTCGTGGCTGACCAGCATCATGCCACCCTCGTAGTCATTGATGGCATCAGCCAGGGCGTCAATGGTCTCGATGTCCAGGTGATTGGTGGGCTCGTCCAGGAAGAGCATGTGCGGGTTCTGCCAGGCCAGCCAGGCGAAGCACACCCGGCATTTCTGGCCATCCGATAGGTTCCTGATCGGACTCACCtaggggagaggacagagtaAGGACCATGAAGGAGTGGAAGTGCTTCCATGCTCTTGAAGAACTATCATCGTTACATCAAATTCCACCATTAAGTACCCACCAGAATACATCACAGGTTAACGCTACAATGATTGTGGAGGATTAAAAGACACAGGGTTTGAGAGGAACAGGTATTCCAAACAAACACGGGAAAAGCTTTCAAAGTCACTAATTCCTGTACTATTAATGACGACGATACAATCATGCCAAAGTCCCTTCAAATGGCGTTTCTATACCAGGTGACCAATCTGATTCGGTCAATGCTTCTCCAGTGGATCCTGGGCCCGGACCGAGCTCTGCGGCCTCACCTGTTGTTTTCCTGTGAGGCCGTAGCGGCCGAtgatcttcctcatctcctccttctccttgaTCTCTGGGTAGCACTTCATCATGTACTCCAGAGGAGACAGGTCCAGCTCCAGCTGCTCTGTCAGATGCTGCAGATAACACcatacaggtatattagatacaTTCAGATGTACTTTAACAAGCGAACGTGCTTACCCAGTACAGGCGTGAAGGACAAAGGCCTTTAGGTTTTCGGCTGCGGTCGGACAGAGACACACGAACACACTTGAAATTGACCTATTGTCTGTTTTTGATCTAAAGTTAATTCAAGTATTTTCAACACAAGCTATATACATAAAAAGGCGGATATAGTGGGATTTTAGACGGACAATCTCTGTTGTCTATCATTTGAAAAACCATTGCCTCAATCCCACATTTTCGGACACAAAATCCCAGTGTCAGCACCcatacatgctgaccacaccgccaGCATTGCGTGCATGAGCGTTGCAAAATGAATAAATGTTACTCAATTTCATCCAAATTGCTCACGAGCATCTGCGTACCCAGGAGCTAAAATATAATTTTTGACATTTGAttccctgcctctcccatctcattggtttttaggagcatgtgggtgattgaaagatgaactcaggtccacactccagtcaaagttggttgccaaccaccatGTAAAGTCCACAGAATAATAAGAaggctgaaggaggagagattactagaaactaactgggtttccccttttatctgtggattaattgttggagaACACAATTATGTGACTCAAAATGggtcaaaattctacaaagatccAGAAAAAAAGACCTTGAGCATTTCAGGTAAGATAACcgaatgtttatatcccaggacaaattagctagctaaatgtccatgaatgtttcatgtttcaacctgtccccaaattaatatatacagaacaaaaataaacgcaacatgcaacaattaagattttactgagttacagttcatagaaggaaatcggtcaattgaaaaatgcattaggccctaatctatggatttaacatgactgggCAGCCCTgccagttgtgaggccggttttgggattactgccaaattctctaaaatgacattgggggtggcatatggtagagaaattaacattcaatgctctggtggacatttctgtgATCTGtatgccaattgcaagctccctcaatttgagacatctgtggtgttgtgacactaaactgcacattttagtgtggccatttattgtccccagcacaaggtgcacctgtgtaatgattgtttaatcagcttcttgattatGCCACACCTGTCGGGTGGAtgcattatcttggcaaaggagaaatgctcactaacagggatgtgaacaaatttgtgcacagaatttgagaaataatattttgtccgtatggaaaatttctgggacctttttatttcagctcatgaaacatgcgaccaaccctttacatgttgcgcttatatttttgttcagtattgttGGTTCAGAGTTCATTTTGATACtttaacctgcgtgtcctgatcgcatCTGTGGATGGACAAACTCAACACGCGGACGCACTCGCATGCCTGGTCTAGTCAGCATATTATGCTCAAGCAGGTTTATGTCTCTCCAACCGAGCTATGGCGAGTTAAAGCATCTATGCGTTTAATTAAGCCTGTCAATCAAAACCCAGCAACCAGCATGGGATGGCAGTCTTTGGGAACCACCAGGCAATGTGTCATGTTCCTACCTGGTGATATCGGCCAATCTTCACGTGAGAATGTTTCCTGATCATGCCGTCAGTGGGGAGCagctggagagaaagaaagaggtttTATGGTATATGCCATACTGTCATTACGAGATGGTAAAACAAAGAGTTGACTGAAATGGCACCACCTACCTCTCCCATCAGGAGTTTGAGGAGTGTGGACTTCCCTGCTCCGTTGGGCCCCACCAGAGCCACTCGTGTGTCTAGGTCAATGCCAAACTCCAGGTTCTTGTATATGTGTGGCTGGAGGAGGAATAGGCAGAATAGtgaatgaggaaggaacacaagaCACGAGCTCTGAGACTCCAATAAAAACCCGCTCATTGCTACATACTGACCTGGTTGTCACTGTATTTGAAGCTAACGTTCTGAACCATGATAACAGGAGGGGGGATCTTTCCACAGGAAGGAAAATAAAACGACAGTGtctatgagagggagagagatgattaccaCCACTGCAACACTAAAATTAGCCATTGTGTGAACCTATTATTTATTCCTAAGAGTATGCACTACTTTGTTCAAGAGTAAACCGTGAATGGCTTTAGAAAGCAATGGATGTGATTCAGTCCCAGTACATTAATATATTACATACACACAAATGTTTCAGTGAACCTCTTGCCTTGTCATCTACCACACGTTCAGTCAGCCCTGAGGCCACCATCTTCTGCAGCGTCTTCTCTTTGCTCTGGGCCTGTCGTGCCAGCTTGGCCGAGCCGTGACCAAACCTGGCAATGTAATTCTACACAGCGGTTAGAGAGAGACGGCATCGGAGTAAAGCATTATACAATTTTAGCCTGGTTCCCACGGTTGGCGTCTTGTCAACTCCGTTGCTGTCCTTGACACTCATTTGGCATGATGATGATTGTCAAggatagcacaaacagacctgggacttaGGCTATCATATTTTTACAGTACAGGAGAATAATATTTCCATGTGGGGTAGTATTAGTACTCTGGACCGTCACAATGTGGCGTCGTCTACCTTCATGTGTGAGATCTGGTCCTGTTCCCAGTTGAAGCGTTTCATCTGGTTCTCTTCCAGCTCCTCCCTGGTCTTCACATACTGGTCATAGTTACCCTTTCATTCGAAAAATAGAATCTGCATGGTCATCCCACACCATTTGGTGAAGGCAACGGACACACCGTCTCGCATGCATAATTAGCAACAGGCCATAAACCCCCCCCCTCTTAAGGTGTGATGAGATCACAGATGGCTGTGTCTGTCCAGGACACTCTAGTGCAGGGTTTCTCAAACTGGGTCCTGGGCACAAGAGGTTggcggcaccttaattggggagaacaggctGGTGGTAATGTCTGGAGCGGAATGAGTGTAATGGTATCATatgtcaaacacatggtttgacgCCATTCCATTTGCACCGTTCCAGACagtattatgagccgttctcccctcagtagcctccaCTGGTCCTGCCCCCCGGTGCGGGGGGGGGCAGGTTTTTGCTCTAGCAttgcacagctgattcaaataatcaaagcttgatgagttggttatttgaatcagcagtGTAGTGCTAGGACAAAAAACTAAACGTGCAACCAGGGGAGGGGGGCACCACAGGACCGAGTTTGGAAAACCCTGCTCTACTGCACAATACATATTTGCCTTCTAAGGGGTAACTCAATAGCCTGATGGAACGAGCATGATCGCTGCATTCACCATTATTTTTCACTTCAATGTATGTGCATCTGTTGCCAGGTGTAATATGTTTAAGTATTTTAAAATTGTTTAAAATCTATCAATTAACTAAAACAATGGTGAAAGGAGCAAACCAGCTGGTTCCACCAGGCAAATGACAATGCCCTTTCATAAACTGCTAAATAGTATTGTGGCAGAAGTGAATCGATCGCGTCTGTTGAACAGGGGGTGAGTGAGTGAGCTGCTGTGTTCTTACCGTAAAGTACTTGAGCTTCTTCTGGTGCAGGTGGATGATGTTGGTGCAAACTCCGTTTAGGAAGTCTTGAGAGTGGGAGATGAGCACAAGGATTCGCCTGAACCTGACAAGGGATCGGGTCATTCAGCACATCTCAAATGCACGTGACTACTAAACTGATTAACATTGACAGATGAAGCACACTCACGATGAGAGCTCCTCCTCCAGCCATACACAGGCATCTAGGTCCAGGTGGTTGGTGGGCTCGTCCAGCAGCAACATGAAGGGCTTGATGAACAGAGCTctaggaggatgaagagggaaaAGAAAAGCATTTATTCCAGACATTTTCTACTCATAATTGCAATGTAACTGTGAAGGTAATCTGAGATCTGACTGGGTAAGAAAATTGATGACTAGGTCATGTCCAGGCATCTGCCATTAGTAATGAAACCTGTCTACTTCATTACATAACAATCTGACACTACTTCCTAATACTTGCATTGGCTCAGGAAAAGGCTTAGTCATGAGTGTGAAACAAACACTTTATATTTTTGGTGTGTTGGCTCTATCTCAGCAATAAATTGGGTAACGATGGCAGTATCCTCACAGCGTTCAGTAGAGGGAGCCAGAATATCATCACCGACAAAACCAACACTGTCAATTCGTTAAGGGATGTTGAGAAGGCGTAGAGACCAACTCAACTTGCAGTACAGTTCATTAATCGTAAAGCATCATGTTTGCTTTCCCACCTGGCCAGAGCCACACGCATCCTCCAGCCTCCGCTGAAGTCCTTGAGCTTCTTCTGCTGCATGGCGGCGCTGAAGCCTAGGCCGTGGAGGATCCTGGAGGCTCGCACCTCCGCCTTGTCTGCATCCAGCTCTTCCAGACGCTCATACAGCTCCATCAGCTTCTCACACTCAGCTGCAGAGGGATGGTGGGGGCGAACATTTTCAGCTACATTGTTTATGAATAGATAACTAATTGTTTCCGGGAGAATATACAACTAGGTGGTTTCGAACCATGCCCCTGTTAGCTTTCATCATTAAAATGGAACTATCAGGTGGAGGTGCTTTGTAAAATACattgcattcaggaagtattcagacccctagagtttttccacattttgttacgttacagccttattctaaaattgattgagaaaaaaaaaaacaatctacacacaataccccataatgtcaaagcaaagaGATTttatttagaaatgtttgcaatttttactaatgacatttacataagtattcaaaccctttactcagtactttgttgaagcacctttggcagtgattacagcctcgagtcttcttgggtatgatgctacaagcttggcacatctgtatttggggaatttctctcatgcttctctgcagatcctctcaagctgtcaggttggatggggagcgtccctgcacagctattttcaagtctctccagagatgttcgatcgggttcatgttcaggctctggctgggccactcaaggacattcagagacttgtcccgaagctactcctgcgttgtcttggctgtgtgcttagggttgttgtcccgttggaaggtgaatcttcgctctggagcaggttttcatgaaggatctctctgtactttgctctgttcatctttcccttgatactgactagactcccagtccctgcccctggaaaaacatctccacagcaagatgctgccaccaccatgcttcactgtagggatggtgccaggtttcctccagacgtgaagcttggcatgcaggccaaagagttcaatcttggcttcatcagaccttttggcaatctccaagcggcctgtcatgtgccttttactgaggaatggcttcagtctggccactctaccataaaggcctgattggtggagtgctgcaaagatgggagaaccttccagaaggacaaccatctccacagaggaactctagagctctgtcagagtgaccatcgggttcttggtcacctccctgaccaaggcccttctccctcgattgctcagtttgacccggcagccagctcaaggaagagtctcttagtggttccaaacatcttccatttaagaatggaggccactgtgttcttggggacctacaactctgcagacatttttttggtacacttccccacatctttgtgcctcgacacaaacctgtctcgaagctctagggacaatttcttcaacctcattGCTTGGGTTTTgagctgacatgcactgtcaaatgtgggaccttaccTGTCTAtatatgtgcctttccaaatcatgtccaatcaattaaatttaccacaggtgaacacCGCTAAAGTTGTAGACACCTcaaaggattatcaatggaagctggatgcatctgagctcaatttctagtctcatagcaaagtgtcctaatacttatgtaaagaacgtatgttttttatttttaataaagttgaaaacatttctaaacatgtttttgctttgtattatggggcattgtgtgtagattgagatttttttttttttaatccattctagaataaagctgtaacgtaacaaaatatggaaagagtcaaggggtttgtagatacagtatgtgtgtcACTCACAGTCCTCGGCTGCCAGCCGCTCTGCCTCCTTCTCCAGCTGGATCCGCTCCTCGTCCACCTCCATCACACACTGCAGGGCCGTCTTGTCACTGGGGGCCATTTCCCTGGTCAGGTGGTAGATGTCTATGTGCTCAGGGATGGGGAACTCACGATGGCCGATGGCTGATAACAACATGGACTTTCCTGGCAGGGGGAAACGCCATACGTTAGCAGCGGGTTTCAAATACAATGTACACATCCACATTTTAAGATCTACTTAAGCTGCAATAGTAACATGCAAATGGTGATCAAATGATActtaatgaagagagagaaaagtgtgAGTGTCAGGTCAGGCCAAAGAAAAGAACACAGtggaaaaaacacacacagatgatGGCCTAACTCTGTTgcctttaaataaataaaaatactttgaaaatctattttttttattCCAGACCTTCTACAAATGAGAAATGTGTCAGTGAAAATCATTGAGGTTGTGGCCCCTGGCTTAGGGCTACGCCCCTATGCGACGACTTATGGTGGTACTACTTACCTGTGCCGTTCAGGCCGAGGAGGCCGTAACGCCGTCCCGAGTTGAGCTCCAGGCTGGTGTCGGTCAGCAGCTCCTGACCGTGGAAGGTGAGTGACAGGCTGGCAATGTGCACGTCGGTGCTGTTGGGGTGGGACGCCAGCACCCCTGTCACCGCCCGCGCATCCAGCTTCTTCAGCTCAAACTCATCTAGCTCCTTAGTCAGGCGAGCCAACCCTGTCAATCACAATAGTCTGGTTGACTATATTAAGCCCAAGTAGAGTGTTAGCGTGAGGGTTAAAGCTGTCAGACCACTTGGTTAATGGAAGCCATTGGAATAGTGCTGAAAGATATATTTCCAGCAGAGAAAGTGTCACAAGTTTAGCATAATTTATATTCAACCAACCAGTGGACATATTAATCCAAAACGGATTATATAATTGATAACTCTTCAGTGCATTTTCACTCCTCTCACCATTGCTGTCTGCTCCATTTTCCTGGCTCTCTGGCTGGTCGTTCTCCCCATTAAACTCATCCGTTTTCTTGGTACCCGCCTGGCGGGACTTCGCAGCTTCCTTCTTCTTCGCTGCCTTCTTCTTGGCAAGATCTGACGGCATTGCTCCGTCTGAACCCCGGACACCAACATCCAAAACAAGAAGAGAGCAACAGAAATAGACTGCCGAGTACTTTGCTGTGGACGCTAGTAAATGGCAAGAAACATAGCAGCAATGTGTTGACGTGACGTTGAAATTAGAGTTCCTTTATCTAGATTTAGGAGGCATGCATTTAATTCCCAGAGAcgacaggtagcttagtggttcgGGCATTGGGACAGTTACCGAAAGGTTGTTGGATCGAATCCTAGAGGTGACAAGGTAAATCATAtttagttctgcccctgaacaaggcccactgttccccggtaggccgtcattgtaaatacgaatttgttcttaactgacttgcctagttaaataaaaacaaccGCTCCGTTTGAATTTTTTCAAACTGCGTCTTCTTCAGTCCGGCCAGAGTCCGTCGAATAAGTTACCAAACCACTGACGATGAAAACATGTGGTTTCCGACGATGGGTTTATGGGATAGTTAGCAACTTGTAAACAATTACCCATTCCTATAAGTACTATTTTAATATGTTCAAAATACACATAGGCTGTTAAAACTGTTGCTTACCGTTTCAGTTCATTGACGTTCATTTTTAAGTATAATTATTAGGTCGCTAGCAAACAGCCTAGCACTTAGCGAGTAACCAAACATGTTGTATTATCTACTGAAACAATCGTTTTTTCTGTCGAATGAAAAGGTCATATTTTACGACCTCCCAAAATAAATGCGATCCATGACGAGACAACACTCCCTACATTTATGTAgtgctgttcttgtctattgatatGTATTATGTCAGGTTTCAtgttgtggaccccaggaagagtagctgctagttttgcaacagctaatggtgATCCTAATAAAAGACCTCCATCTTGTCTTGTGAAACGTTCCTTATGCTCCCAGTCCAGTAACGGAACGAGATAAAGGTCATGTTTAAAGGACTgatatctcatagaacaaaacgtataaaaTATCCAAAATACACCAGACCTTATTTCGGAATTTATCCCAAAACCCTATTCTTTCCCCCATGTATTATTATATAGGAATAATTGAGTGAACCAGCGGTAACTAATTTCCGGTTTTTAGAACTACATGCTGCCGAGCTCTATTACAGCAGCTCACATGTTGCAGTAGCTGACTAAACTCAACTCCGGGATTTACGATGGAGTTGACAAGCGACCAGTGTGGGCGGACTGGTGCTCCGATGTCACATAAAATGACGTTTTTATAAAAATAACTACTGATTTCAGCACCCAAAGAATAGCCCACAAGTAGTCGTgcctagttaccacagccacaaagtcaattATGGCTAAATGCCTATTTGTAAAATGTATCTTCTTGAATCTGATTCTAAACCACACTGCATACCTTATATTAATAATACCAAAAGGCTAGTTTTCACGATTTTCTACGATATAGaccattttgactttgtggctgtggtaactaatgACAACCCGCAATTACACAGAACAATGGCGTTTTAAGTGACGTCGAGCTCCAGTCCGCCCACATTAGTCGTGGTACAACTCCATATCGTAAATCGTGAGTTTAATCCGCTATGTCGCAGTTCACGTAAAAACGCACTGATGGTGGTAGTTAGGCCTAGCCGGTTGCACTAGCGCAGCAAGCTATAAGGTTGCTTATGACATGGTAGCTGGCGAATCTATCTAACTCATCGGCTACCTTGAATATCAGACAAATGAAACTAAGTCAAATTGCAATCAATAGCTAACATATATAGCTATCTCGCTACTGACTGAGTTGCGCAAACTAGCAGCAACGTGGCTAGCCTAACTCGCGTTGTTGCAATTTAACTATCTCTTTTTCGCGCGAACTGTGCGAGTCATGACAATATATTTTATTATTCAGTGTCTGACTTTCTTACCTTGATGACAGTCACACGAGTTTCGGCAGGCTAGCTGTCACTGAACTATTTGATACTATTCTGCTAGCGACACTAACGATGACGTAACTTTCTATATTATTGAACaaaccttcaaaataaaagcccgcATTTCAAAAGATCGCAGGGTGACTTATTCAAAATATACTTAATTTGGAAAAATGACGATTTTTATTGTGTTTAACAGCAAAAGCATAATCTATATATGGTGTTTCATGGGGAAATGAATAATACGGAGTGTTGCTGGCCTTTTACTACACCCATTCTATAGGCCACTATGCAAATCACTGTATATGTACGAGGTTTGAATCACATACAACCCGCCTTTCCTTCGAGCGGGGCTAGCGCTGACCCCGCCTCAATTGGGTAATTACTATGTAATTAGCTACAAACTAATGTAATTGCAGTAAAGCATTCTAAATTGTCATCCAAACATTTTGCACACCCTGTCATTATAGCTGATAACAGATGTTCTGTGGCTAAAATGTATACTACTGACTGTCATCAAAGTTATGTCACAAAAGCTCACTGCTATTTTAaaattaaacctttatttaactaggcaagtcagttaagatcaaattcttatttacaatgattgccTACCGGGGAGCAGTGGGATTAACtgcgttgttcaggggcagaacgacatatctTTACCGTGTCA includes these proteins:
- the LOC135517440 gene encoding ATP-binding cassette sub-family F member 2-like isoform X2; this encodes MPSDLAKKKAAKKKEAAKSRQAGTKKTDEFNGENDQPESQENGADSNGLARLTKELDEFELKKLDARAVTGVLASHPNSTDVHIASLSLTFHGQELLTDTSLELNSGRRYGLLGLNGTGKSMLLSAIGHREFPIPEHIDIYHLTREMAPSDKTALQCVMEVDEERIQLEKEAERLAAEDSECEKLMELYERLEELDADKAEVRASRILHGLGFSAAMQQKKLKDFSGGWRMRVALARALFIKPFMLLLDEPTNHLDLDACVWLEEELSSFRRILVLISHSQDFLNGVCTNIIHLHQKKLKYFTGNYDQYVKTREELEENQMKRFNWEQDQISHMKNYIARFGHGSAKLARQAQSKEKTLQKMVASGLTERVVDDKTLSFYFPSCGKIPPPVIMVQNVSFKYSDNQPHIYKNLEFGIDLDTRVALVGPNGAGKSTLLKLLMGELLPTDGMIRKHSHVKIGRYHQHLTEQLELDLSPLEYMMKCYPEIKEKEEMRKIIGRYGLTGKQQVSPIRNLSDGQKCRVCFAWLAWQNPHMLFLDEPTNHLDIETIDALADAINDYEGGMMLVSHDFRLIQQVAEEIWVCEKQTITKWNRDILAYKEHLKSKIDKQAHDI
- the LOC135517440 gene encoding ATP-binding cassette sub-family F member 2-like isoform X1, with the protein product MPSDLAKKKAAKKKEAAKSRQAGTKKTDEFNGENDQPESQENGADSNGLARLTKELDEFELKKLDARAVTGVLASHPNSTDVHIASLSLTFHGQELLTDTSLELNSGRRYGLLGLNGTGKSMLLSAIGHREFPIPEHIDIYHLTREMAPSDKTALQCVMEVDEERIQLEKEAERLAAEDSECEKLMELYERLEELDADKAEVRASRILHGLGFSAAMQQKKLKDFSGGWRMRVALARALFIKPFMLLLDEPTNHLDLDACVWLEEELSSFRRILVLISHSQDFLNGVCTNIIHLHQKKLKYFTGNYDQYVKTREELEENQMKRFNWEQDQISHMKNYIARFGHGSAKLARQAQSKEKTLQKMVASGLTERVVDDKARGSLKHLCTLSFYFPSCGKIPPPVIMVQNVSFKYSDNQPHIYKNLEFGIDLDTRVALVGPNGAGKSTLLKLLMGELLPTDGMIRKHSHVKIGRYHQHLTEQLELDLSPLEYMMKCYPEIKEKEEMRKIIGRYGLTGKQQVSPIRNLSDGQKCRVCFAWLAWQNPHMLFLDEPTNHLDIETIDALADAINDYEGGMMLVSHDFRLIQQVAEEIWVCEKQTITKWNRDILAYKEHLKSKIDKQAHDI